CTGGGACAGTATCAACTGTCTAAAGCAATGTTCCCGATTGGTCATCTTCCGAAACCGGAAGTCCGGAGAATTGCCGAAGAAGCCGGACTCTATACTGCCAAGAAAAAAGATAGCACAGGCGTTTGCTTCATCGGTGAGCGTAACTTCCGCGAATTTCTCAGCCAGTATCTTCCAGCACAATCGGGTGATATGGTAGATATAACAACTGGAGAAATCAAAGGCCGCCACGATGGACTTATGTACTATACATTGGGTCAACGCCAAGGCCTTGGCATTGGTGGCTCCGGTAACGGTGAACCTTGGTTTGTAGCCGAAAAAGACCTTAGCCGCAACATTCTTTATGTAGTTCAAGGAGACAAGCACCACAGCCTGTACTCCACTAGTCTGATTGCCTCCGGTGTAAACTGGATTAAAGGGCAAGAGCTAGGTCTTGAGCCTCTAAAATGCACCGCCAAATTCCGCTATCGCCAGCCTGATCAGGGCGTGACCCTTACAGCACGGGAAGACGGAACGATAAACGTAGACTTTGATGTTCCACAAAAAGCGATAACACCTGGCCAAGCCGTTGTCTTCTATCTCGGTGAGCAATGTCTCGGTGGCGGAACGATAGAATATGCCGAGAAGGTTGTTCCTTCAGCGCAAGCTTAAGTGTATTCTATAACTTACAACATTAACTCTAATATACGAAAACACAAGAAATAGCTGTAGTATGTACTGTTATATTACATTCTTAGCTCTAACATTTAGGTTTTAGTTGCATGAAATACAACTAACCGACTTTGAAGCGAATAATAACCAAATGAACGCTTCAAATAGAAATAAACAAACAGCAGTTCAGGAAGCTCTCCCTGAACTGCTGTTCTGTGTTGTTTCTATTTACTGAGCTACTGCAGCTTTATCTGCAGATACTGCGATGTCGTTATAGTAGAGCCCTGTGCCATCACCAATCGCATAATTCAGGACACGGTTGTTAACTGGGACTACTACTGCACGATAAAGTGTTGGGAATACTGGAATTTCGTTTACCATGAGCTGTTGCCACTCTTTATAGATCTCTTTACGTTTGTCTACATCAAATGCAGCCTCGGAAACCCCTTCGGCGAGCAAACGATCATTCTCTGCACTTGCATAACGAGGGAAGTTATAGATTGCATCTTTACCGTATAGACCTGTTGGGTCGACGTCAATCCCTACACCCCAAGCGCCTTGATACACATCAACGGTAGGATCATCCTCACCATTTTGACCAATACGATCATAGAAGGTATTAAACTCTACCATTTCCAAAGTTACATTCAAGCCAATTGCTTTCCAAGATTGTACATAATATTGAGCCAGCGGTTCAGCAATGTCTCCACCAGTCATCGAAATGAAATTAATCTTCAGCTCGCTGCCATCTGGATTCGTTCTAAATTCACCATTAAGCTTATAACCTGCATCATCCAAAATTTTCTTGGCGGCTTCTTGATCGTAAGCTACACCCGGATTAGTAGCATCATGGAATTCCGGATGGGAAGGTGGAATTAAAGTTGTCGCATTCCAGCGAAGACCATTATAGAATTTCTTACCCACTGTATCATTGTCTACAGCAGCCCACATGGCTTTACGCAGGTTCACATCCGCCATTTTAGCTTTAGGATCGGTAGCAACGACTTTTTTCTCTGCATCCCATTTCCCCAGCTTAAATCCAATATACGTATAAGCACGGTCTATCGCACCCAGGAATTCAACGTTTGACATCTTTGCATTATCCGGGAATTGATCAACAGGGAAGGAATCCACTAAATCAACTCCACCAGATTTCAATTCTTGTACAATCGTTGTAGGGTTGATAACCTTCAGAATTACCTTATCCAGTTTAGGAGCTCCACGCCAGTAATCGTCATTCTTAACGAATACTACAGATTCACCAGGAACAATACTTTCCACTTTGAAAGCTCCAAAGCCAATCGGCTTTTGACGTAATTCAGGAGAAGAGGAAATTTTCGCAACATCCATGCCACCAAAGATATGTTTGGCTAACGGATAAATCCAAACCCCACCTGTTAACAGAGAAGGTGTAGATTTCAGATAAGTAATTTGCAGTTTCTTATCACCCAGCACCTTAATTCCAGAAATGGTCTTGGCCTTACCGGAGTGGTAATCATCCATACCTTCAATATTTGTAAAGTCAGAACCATAACGTGGTCCATCATATTTCGGATTACCAATAACCTCATGCGCGAACAACCAATCTTCTGCTGTTACTGGCTTGCCGTCCTGCCAGTTCACATTGTCGCGAATCGTAAAGGTAAAGGTACGTCCATCCTCCGAGACTTCATACGTTGCTGCACCATCATTTGTATATACATAATCTTTATCCCATGTTAACAAACCTTCATCAAACCAATTCAACACTTGTGCATCCGGATCTCCGGAATAGAAGTTCCAGTTCAAAGTACCTTCAAATGGACTGTCGGAAACGAGACCAAAAGTAATCGAGCCTCCATCAATAGCTTCACCTTGATTTGTCTTAATGTTACTGAAATCTTTAATGTTATAAAGTCCGTCTTCTGCTTCAGGTGCTGCCGTCGCTTCTGCGGTTTCCGCAGGAGCACTGGCACTTGGTGCTGCTGTTGACTCAGCCGCTCCGTTGTTGTTCTTGGAGCCACAGGCTGCAAGGGCGAACAACATTACAAACATTAATGAAACTAGTAGTGCCTTTGAACGGATGGGTTTTCTCATTTAATCATTTCCTCCCTTATTATCCTTTTCTTTGTCTTGCGTCGGTCGCACGTTTGAGCGCTTGACCCACATTATTTATACTCAACATCAACACCAAGATCAGCAGTGATGCGGGTAACCAGATCCACCATCTGAACTCAAGTGTCTGCGGATTTCTCGCATAGCTCACTAGAGTGCCCAGACTGGGTGTACTTTCCGGAAAACCAAAACCTAGAAAGGATAGGCCTGATTCCAATCCAATATTAGCTGCCAAATTCAAAGTCATCGTGACGATAATGATTGAGCTTAAGTTTGGCAGCACTTGTGAGAACATAATTTTAAGATTGGAGGAACCTAATGTCTTTGATGCCTGAACGTAATCGAGTTCCTTCTCTTGTAGCGTTTTGGAACGTATTAACCTGGCAATCCCCATCCATAGAAAGGCAGTCATGATAAAGGAGAAGGTTAACGTATTGTATTTAGGAACTGCACTTACAAAAGCTATAACAATCATTAGAAAGGGTAGAATCATGAAGAAATCTACAACACGCATCGAAATATTATCTATCGTTCCCCCAAAGTATCCAGAGAACAAACCTACTAGAATCCCAATGATTCCCGTAAAAAAAGTAACCATAAAAGCAATCGACATGGAATTTCGTGTGCCTATAATTAATTGACCGAATACATCCCGCCCTCCATAATCGGTCCCAAGCCAATGTACAGCCGAAGGCTTCTCATACAGTGCGAACAAGTCAACCGTAACAATCTCTTTTTGATCTAAAAATAAGGAAATCCCATAAACGGCGGCAATAATCGTAAATAGGAAAATCAGTGAGACCAAAGCCAGTTTATCCCGCACGATCTCACGCCAAACAATCCTGAAGCCTGATGGACTTTTATCTGTTTCCTGCAGCAGAGCTAACTCTGCGCTTGTCTTTGCCATTTTATTCACCTCAAAGTGTTCATCTTCTTATTTAATCCGGATACGCGGATCTACGATACTTAAGATAATATCTGATAACAACGCACCGACGATGGCAGCAATCCCATATAGAAGAACGAGAGCCGTTACTACGCTGAAATCCCGAAT
This genomic stretch from Paenibacillus sp. FSL H7-0737 harbors:
- the mnmA gene encoding tRNA 2-thiouridine(34) synthase MnmA, which encodes MTKAKQDTRVVVGMSGGVDSSVTALLLKQQGYDVIGIFMKNWDDTDEFGVCTAESDAEDVRRVCEQIDIPYYTVNFEKEYFDKVFSYFLDEYKAGRTPNPDVMCNREIKFGEFLNKALQLGADYVATGHYARVIEEDGMYKLLRGVDNNKDQTYFLNALGQYQLSKAMFPIGHLPKPEVRRIAEEAGLYTAKKKDSTGVCFIGERNFREFLSQYLPAQSGDMVDITTGEIKGRHDGLMYYTLGQRQGLGIGGSGNGEPWFVAEKDLSRNILYVVQGDKHHSLYSTSLIASGVNWIKGQELGLEPLKCTAKFRYRQPDQGVTLTAREDGTINVDFDVPQKAITPGQAVVFYLGEQCLGGGTIEYAEKVVPSAQA
- a CDS encoding oligopeptide ABC transporter substrate-binding protein gives rise to the protein MRKPIRSKALLVSLMFVMLFALAACGSKNNNGAAESTAAPSASAPAETAEATAAPEAEDGLYNIKDFSNIKTNQGEAIDGGSITFGLVSDSPFEGTLNWNFYSGDPDAQVLNWFDEGLLTWDKDYVYTNDGAATYEVSEDGRTFTFTIRDNVNWQDGKPVTAEDWLFAHEVIGNPKYDGPRYGSDFTNIEGMDDYHSGKAKTISGIKVLGDKKLQITYLKSTPSLLTGGVWIYPLAKHIFGGMDVAKISSSPELRQKPIGFGAFKVESIVPGESVVFVKNDDYWRGAPKLDKVILKVINPTTIVQELKSGGVDLVDSFPVDQFPDNAKMSNVEFLGAIDRAYTYIGFKLGKWDAEKKVVATDPKAKMADVNLRKAMWAAVDNDTVGKKFYNGLRWNATTLIPPSHPEFHDATNPGVAYDQEAAKKILDDAGYKLNGEFRTNPDGSELKINFISMTGGDIAEPLAQYYVQSWKAIGLNVTLEMVEFNTFYDRIGQNGEDDPTVDVYQGAWGVGIDVDPTGLYGKDAIYNFPRYASAENDRLLAEGVSEAAFDVDKRKEIYKEWQQLMVNEIPVFPTLYRAVVVPVNNRVLNYAIGDGTGLYYNDIAVSADKAAVAQ
- a CDS encoding ABC transporter permease is translated as MAKTSAELALLQETDKSPSGFRIVWREIVRDKLALVSLIFLFTIIAAVYGISLFLDQKEIVTVDLFALYEKPSAVHWLGTDYGGRDVFGQLIIGTRNSMSIAFMVTFFTGIIGILVGLFSGYFGGTIDNISMRVVDFFMILPFLMIVIAFVSAVPKYNTLTFSFIMTAFLWMGIARLIRSKTLQEKELDYVQASKTLGSSNLKIMFSQVLPNLSSIIIVTMTLNLAANIGLESGLSFLGFGFPESTPSLGTLVSYARNPQTLEFRWWIWLPASLLILVLMLSINNVGQALKRATDARQRKG